The Methylomusa anaerophila genome has a segment encoding these proteins:
- a CDS encoding NADH:flavin oxidoreductase, with product MKTLFDETTINNINNINNMKLQNRIIRSATWEGMADSAGRLTNRLIKVYETLANGGVGLIITGGTYFTKDSTTLPGMAGIYEDSLLQDYEKFTDMVHSSGCPIILQLAYAGKNGDMWLPSSPSHNDIKSIVKAFGEGAARAKLSGFDGVQIHAAHGYFLSQFLSRQNNTRQDEYGGIIENRARILLEIYDEIRNRTGSNFSIFIKINGTDAFDETEGVNACSYACRQLAARGIDAIEISGGADEIKKSLDNPHKESIFRDYAARIAEEVRVPVILVGHNRTPSVMEKILNTSAIEYFALSRPLLREPNLVNDWKNNRNKKAECISCNACFKPDGNICVFGP from the coding sequence ATGAAAACCTTGTTTGATGAAACAACAATAAATAATATAAACAATATAAACAATATGAAATTGCAAAACCGAATAATACGTTCGGCTACTTGGGAAGGCATGGCCGACAGCGCCGGGCGATTGACAAACCGGCTGATTAAAGTGTATGAAACACTGGCCAACGGCGGCGTGGGTTTAATTATTACCGGGGGGACTTATTTCACGAAAGATTCCACTACTTTACCGGGAATGGCGGGTATTTATGAGGATTCATTGCTTCAGGACTATGAAAAATTTACGGACATGGTCCATAGCAGCGGCTGCCCTATTATCCTGCAGCTTGCCTACGCTGGCAAAAATGGCGACATGTGGCTGCCATCATCTCCTTCGCACAACGACATAAAATCAATAGTGAAGGCATTCGGCGAAGGTGCCGCCAGAGCAAAATTGTCGGGTTTTGACGGAGTGCAAATACATGCGGCCCACGGGTATTTTTTGAGTCAGTTTCTCAGCCGGCAAAATAATACGCGCCAGGATGAATATGGCGGCATTATCGAAAATCGGGCCAGAATACTTTTGGAAATATATGATGAAATCAGGAACCGGACGGGGAGTAATTTTAGTATCTTTATTAAAATCAACGGGACCGATGCTTTCGATGAAACAGAGGGAGTTAATGCTTGCAGCTACGCCTGTAGGCAATTGGCCGCTAGGGGAATTGATGCCATTGAGATAAGCGGGGGTGCTGATGAAATAAAGAAAAGCCTGGATAACCCTCATAAAGAATCAATTTTCAGAGATTATGCGGCGCGTATTGCCGAAGAGGTACGGGTGCCTGTCATATTAGTCGGACACAATCGAACTCCCTCGGTTATGGAAAAGATATTGAATACCTCCGCTATCGAATATTTTGCCCTCTCGCGGCCATTGCTCAGGGAACCGAATCTGGTGAATGACTGGAAAAATAATAGAAACAAAAAGGCTGAATGCATTTCCTGCAATGCGTGCTTTAAGCCGGACGGCAACATCTGCGTGTTTGGACCCTAG